In the Clostridium sporogenes genome, one interval contains:
- a CDS encoding tyrosine recombinase XerC, whose protein sequence is MQSNTTCPLVEQYLGYLVVIKGRSDNTVKEYRTDLLMFFNYIMNLRNITIIDENFAQADLEFIKSITLHDMYSFISYCQKSLNSSPGTRSRKIISIRQFWKYLKTKAHLIDNNIAEELETPKLPKRIPKYLNLEESVRLLLECKKSPRDYCIITIFLNCALRLSELVSLNIDQVNNDILSVVGKGNKERKIFLTPAAKKAITDWLHIRNSINVNTNALFISRNNRRITTRSIQNIVKKYVITSGLDPKSISTHKLRHTSATLMYKYGRVDIRSLQQILGHESVATTEIYTHIDEHQLQSAVNSNPLAMMFS, encoded by the coding sequence ATGCAATCTAACACAACTTGCCCATTAGTTGAACAATATCTAGGTTACCTTGTCGTTATTAAGGGTCGTTCTGATAATACAGTTAAAGAATATCGTACTGATTTACTTATGTTTTTCAACTATATTATGAACTTACGTAATATTACTATTATTGATGAAAACTTTGCTCAAGCAGATCTAGAATTCATAAAATCTATTACTCTTCATGATATGTATTCTTTTATTTCTTATTGCCAAAAATCATTGAATTCATCACCTGGAACTAGATCTAGAAAAATAATATCCATACGTCAATTTTGGAAATATCTCAAAACTAAAGCTCATCTCATTGATAATAATATTGCTGAAGAATTAGAAACTCCAAAATTACCAAAACGAATACCTAAATATCTTAACTTAGAAGAATCTGTTCGTTTGTTACTTGAATGTAAGAAATCTCCTAGAGATTACTGTATAATTACTATTTTTCTTAATTGTGCATTAAGATTATCCGAGCTTGTCAGCTTAAACATAGATCAAGTAAATAATGATATTTTATCAGTAGTGGGAAAGGGTAATAAAGAACGTAAAATTTTCCTAACACCTGCTGCTAAAAAAGCTATTACTGATTGGTTACATATTAGAAATTCAATTAATGTTAATACCAATGCTTTATTTATATCTAGAAATAATAGACGTATCACTACAAGATCCATTCAAAATATTGTAAAAAAATATGTTATTACTTCTGGCCTTGACCCAAAATCTATATCAACACACAAGCTTCGCCATACATCAGCTACTCTTATGTACAAATATGGTAGAGTAGATATTAGATCTCTTCAACAAATTCTTGGTCATGAAAGTGTTGCAACAACTGAAATCTATACCCATATTGATGAGCATCAATTACAATCCGCTGTAAACTCTAATCCCCTTGCAATGATGTTTAGCTGA
- a CDS encoding GNAT family N-acetyltransferase, with product MTYDKWLVNILNNSSPKTVRSDWVVADTFFVIRKTDNKIIGIIDIRHSINNDFFAAYGGHIGYSVCPSERRKGYATQMLKMALEFERTIGLEKVMLGCYSDNIASIKIIERCGGIRTEEKLYIDKKPMYVYWILL from the coding sequence ATGACATATGATAAGTGGCTTGTTAACATATTAAACAACAGTTCTCCTAAAACTGTGAGAAGTGACTGGGTTGTTGCTGATACGTTTTTTGTAATACGAAAGACCGATAACAAAATTATAGGTATAATTGATATTAGGCATAGCATAAACAATGATTTCTTTGCTGCATATGGAGGACATATTGGTTATTCTGTATGCCCATCTGAAAGACGTAAAGGTTATGCTACACAAATGCTGAAAATGGCACTTGAATTTGAGAGGACAATAGGACTTGAAAAAGTTATGCTTGGTTGCTATTCCGACAATATAGCCTCAATTAAAATCATTGAAAGATGTGGCGGGATAAGAACTGAGGAAAAATTATATATAGATAAAAAACCAATGTATGTATATTGGATTTTATTATAA
- a CDS encoding DUF1295 domain-containing protein, whose amino-acid sequence MDRGAINYILRIIVQRILGIMLFLIGSSWIYGTRELVYFILYILIAVISGIVMYKTNSTTINERRKINTDSPIWDKVLLTIYWILAYFVIYFVAGQSYKTLQFDNLYWIGIALYIIATIFTLRAMIVNTFLESTSRLQTDRKQSVCKEGPYSIIRHPTYFAILIWCVSISLIFPSKYVILTAVVIGVVIVIRTYLEDNMLKKGLDGYIDYTKEVRYRLVPFIW is encoded by the coding sequence ATGGATAGAGGGGCAATAAATTATATTTTAAGGATTATTGTACAACGGATTTTAGGAATAATGTTATTTCTTATTGGTTCATCTTGGATATACGGAACTCGAGAACTTGTATATTTCATATTATACATACTGATTGCAGTAATTTCTGGAATAGTTATGTATAAAACAAATTCTACGACAATTAATGAAAGAAGAAAGATAAATACTGATTCTCCTATATGGGATAAAGTGTTATTAACTATATATTGGATTTTAGCCTATTTTGTTATATATTTTGTAGCAGGACAAAGCTATAAAACATTGCAATTTGATAATTTATATTGGATAGGTATTGCTTTATACATTATTGCAACTATTTTTACATTAAGAGCAATGATAGTGAATACATTTTTGGAATCTACATCAAGACTTCAAACAGACAGAAAACAAAGTGTATGCAAAGAAGGACCGTATTCAATAATTAGACATCCTACATATTTTGCAATTTTGATTTGGTGTGTTTCGATTTCTTTGATATTTCCATCAAAATATGTGATATTAACTGCTGTTGTTATTGGGGTCGTCATTGTTATTCGAACATATCTTGAGGATAATATGTTGAAAAAAGGATTAGATGGATATATAGATTATACAAAGGAAGTTAGATATCGCTTAGTCCCATTTATTTGGTAA
- a CDS encoding L,D-transpeptidase/peptidoglycan binding protein, translating into MKNINIEKLFKSKNTRNIGILIALILLFYLLISVYFSNHFFFNTVINGADVSLKAHGDADNIIRSYIKDYKLQLVERNGEVEEIIGQDIGVQYNEKISISKIYHRKNSFKWIVSVFKNQNYYVKDLFVYDEDKLENKIKQLSCLNGVVIEPKNVSFKYSNGSYEVIEEVYGNKINKDKLNEVIKMGISKGEKKLDLNEKFCYENPKYTLGSNKLSKTKNLLNKYVSTKITYTFGSKNEILDGNIINEWLNVDENLEVVINEKAVLGYVEALGKKYDTVGVSRNIKTSIDKIVEVEGGFYGWKIDRVYETIALLKNIKAGEVLQKEPIYIQKAVSRDKDDIGNTYVEINITRQHLWFYKDGKLITQGAIVTGNPNRGNATPVGTYMLNYKQRDAVLMGSTYEAKVTYFMPFNGDIGIHDASWRPSFGGDIYKRTGTHGCVNTPLHLAKIIFDNIEDGTPIICYEE; encoded by the coding sequence ATGAAGAATATTAATATAGAAAAGCTTTTTAAAAGTAAGAATACAAGAAATATTGGTATTCTAATAGCTTTAATTTTGCTATTTTATTTACTTATTTCAGTATACTTTTCTAATCATTTCTTTTTTAATACAGTAATAAATGGAGCAGATGTCTCATTAAAAGCACATGGTGATGCAGACAATATAATTAGAAGTTATATTAAAGATTATAAGCTACAGTTAGTAGAGAGAAACGGAGAAGTAGAAGAAATAATAGGACAAGATATAGGAGTGCAATATAATGAAAAAATTAGTATTTCTAAAATTTATCATAGGAAAAATTCATTTAAATGGATTGTTTCAGTATTTAAAAATCAAAATTATTATGTGAAAGATTTATTTGTTTACGATGAAGATAAATTGGAAAATAAAATAAAACAATTAAGTTGTTTAAATGGAGTTGTTATAGAACCTAAAAATGTAAGTTTTAAGTATTCAAATGGTTCATATGAGGTGATTGAAGAAGTATATGGAAACAAGATAAATAAAGATAAATTAAATGAAGTTATAAAAATGGGCATATCAAAAGGTGAAAAAAAATTAGATTTAAATGAAAAATTCTGTTATGAAAATCCAAAGTATACTCTAGGTTCTAATAAACTTTCCAAAACCAAGAATTTACTAAATAAGTATGTATCAACAAAAATCACTTATACATTTGGAAGTAAAAATGAAATATTAGATGGAAATATAATAAATGAATGGCTTAATGTGGATGAAAATTTAGAAGTAGTAATAAATGAAAAAGCAGTTTTAGGATATGTAGAAGCATTGGGTAAAAAATATGATACAGTTGGAGTATCAAGAAATATTAAAACATCTATAGATAAAATAGTAGAGGTTGAAGGCGGATTTTATGGATGGAAAATTGATCGTGTTTATGAAACAATAGCATTATTGAAAAATATAAAAGCTGGTGAAGTACTCCAAAAAGAACCTATATATATTCAAAAAGCTGTAAGTAGGGATAAAGATGATATAGGCAATACTTATGTAGAAATTAACATAACAAGGCAACATTTGTGGTTTTATAAAGATGGAAAGCTTATAACTCAAGGTGCCATAGTAACAGGTAATCCCAATAGAGGAAATGCCACTCCTGTTGGAACCTATATGCTTAATTATAAACAAAGAGATGCAGTTTTAATGGGATCAACTTATGAAGCTAAAGTAACTTATTTTATGCCATTTAATGGGGATATAGGGATACATGATGCAAGCTGGAGGCCTTCTTTTGGAGGAGATATATACAAAAGAACTGGAACACATGGATGCGTAAATACTCCATTACATTTAGCTAAAATAATTTTTGATAATATAGAAGATGGAACTCCTATTATTTGTTATGAAGAATAG
- a CDS encoding helix-turn-helix transcriptional regulator has protein sequence MIQNRIKVLRAERDWTQADLAEKAGISRQAVISIEKYKYTPSLELAFKIAEVFNVSINEVFEHKEG, from the coding sequence TTGATACAGAATCGAATTAAGGTTTTGAGAGCAGAACGTGATTGGACGCAAGCTGATTTAGCTGAAAAGGCAGGTATTTCCCGCCAAGCGGTCATATCAATTGAGAAGTATAAATATACTCCCTCATTAGAATTGGCTTTCAAAATTGCAGAAGTTTTTAATGTTTCAATAAATGAAGTTTTTGAACACAAGGAGGGTTAA
- a CDS encoding alpha/beta hydrolase family protein, with product MNQNWSITNNFNVDVHGFQGSFYCSEQTLEENKVLIVCGGSSGNFALTAKLAEIFCNQGFHVLAMAYVNAKGLPKHTVEAPVESAQNAVKWLSNNGFNKIAMYGISSGGEYALLAASLIPQITCVVAVSAPCAISQGDDGLRYKNTSCWSWNNNPVPYMKINYSLIKAIPVSLRHRELYTKHFYEKGMKNAPDNVWIPVEKINGAVLFLTVKEDSICPSSDFAKIAICRMKEHKFCFPYEHVDYKYGSHFLIPVANSKSIPFKVFAIERRYPKECAESRIDAFNKIIKWLKIW from the coding sequence ATGAATCAAAACTGGTCCATAACAAATAACTTTAATGTAGATGTGCATGGTTTTCAAGGCAGTTTTTATTGTTCAGAACAGACTTTGGAAGAAAATAAAGTATTAATTGTATGTGGCGGAAGTAGTGGGAATTTTGCATTAACAGCTAAGTTAGCTGAGATATTTTGCAACCAGGGATTTCATGTATTGGCAATGGCTTATGTGAATGCCAAAGGTTTGCCTAAACATACAGTTGAAGCTCCTGTTGAAAGTGCGCAGAATGCTGTTAAGTGGTTAAGTAATAATGGGTTTAACAAAATTGCGATGTACGGTATTTCCAGTGGTGGTGAATATGCTCTATTGGCTGCTTCATTAATTCCACAGATTACATGCGTCGTAGCAGTTTCTGCTCCATGTGCAATATCACAAGGAGATGATGGACTTCGATATAAAAATACTTCTTGCTGGTCTTGGAATAATAATCCTGTGCCTTATATGAAAATTAATTATTCTTTGATTAAAGCAATTCCAGTGAGCCTGCGTCATAGAGAATTATATACTAAACATTTTTATGAAAAAGGAATGAAAAATGCTCCTGACAATGTGTGGATTCCAGTTGAAAAAATTAACGGAGCTGTTCTTTTCCTCACAGTCAAAGAGGATTCTATATGTCCAAGTAGTGATTTTGCCAAGATTGCCATTTGCAGGATGAAAGAACATAAATTTTGTTTCCCATATGAACATGTTGATTATAAGTATGGCAGTCATTTCCTCATTCCAGTGGCCAATTCAAAATCTATACCTTTCAAAGTTTTTGCTATAGAAAGACGCTATCCTAAAGAATGCGCTGAAAGCCGCATTGATGCATTCAATAAGATAATAAAATGGTTAAAAATATGGTAG
- a CDS encoding HD domain-containing protein: MNTEIKHKKIIKIVQNKLICSAHNLDHVFRVHQLCLLLAKHEKDVDLEILTPSALLHDIARVEESRDKTGEIDHAILGSELAGDILRSLDYEKEQIEKIKHCIKTHRFRTGNEPKTIEAKILFDSDKLDIIGASGIARTFMLAGQFGQRLIPNEPIDDYLKLNTVENGRIKDVSQHTPFIEYEVKFKKIPDKLYTKKAKEIGKERLKFMDDYFNRLKSEIAGNE, encoded by the coding sequence ATGAATACAGAAATAAAACATAAAAAAATCATAAAAATTGTACAAAATAAATTAATTTGTTCAGCACATAATTTAGATCATGTATTTAGAGTACATCAGCTTTGTTTATTACTTGCGAAGCATGAAAAAGATGTTGATTTAGAAATTCTTACCCCTTCAGCATTACTTCATGATATTGCAAGAGTAGAAGAAAGCAGGGATAAAACTGGAGAAATTGATCATGCCATATTAGGCAGTGAATTAGCAGGAGATATATTAAGAAGTTTAGATTATGAAAAAGAACAAATTGAGAAAATTAAGCATTGTATAAAAACACATAGATTTAGAACAGGAAATGAGCCTAAAACAATAGAAGCAAAAATACTTTTTGACTCAGATAAGCTTGATATTATAGGAGCAAGTGGAATTGCTCGTACATTTATGTTAGCTGGTCAATTTGGACAAAGGCTAATTCCAAATGAGCCAATTGATGATTATCTAAAATTAAATACTGTGGAAAATGGACGAATAAAAGACGTGTCACAGCATACACCGTTTATTGAATATGAAGTAAAATTTAAAAAAATTCCTGATAAATTATATACCAAAAAAGCAAAAGAAATAGGCAAAGAAAGACTTAAATTTATGGATGATTATTTTAATAGATTAAAATCAGAGATAGCAGGAAATGAGTAA
- a CDS encoding SufBD protein, producing MENTTELIERLYSKDNKTAYQALQMLETKSQKSNTVYKFFDKFAEMLENSNSYIRTRGIILISANAKWDTENKIDEIIDDYLKHILDEKPITARQCIKALPSMAGYKSDLVECIREALIKADVSIYGDSMQTLVYKDILSSLKKIK from the coding sequence ATGGAAAACACTACAGAATTGATTGAAAGATTATATTCTAAAGATAATAAAACTGCATATCAAGCATTACAAATGTTAGAAACTAAAAGCCAAAAATCTAACACTGTCTATAAATTTTTTGATAAGTTTGCCGAAATGCTTGAAAATAGTAATTCATATATTAGAACTAGAGGTATTATCTTAATATCTGCTAACGCTAAATGGGATACAGAAAATAAAATTGATGAAATTATAGATGATTATTTAAAACATATTTTAGATGAGAAGCCAATTACAGCAAGACAATGTATTAAAGCATTGCCAAGTATGGCAGGATATAAATCGGATTTAGTTGAGTGTATACGAGAAGCCTTAATAAAAGCTGATGTGTCTATATATGGTGATAGTATGCAGACATTGGTATATAAAGATATTCTGTCCTCATTAAAGAAAATCAAATAA
- a CDS encoding TetR/AcrR family transcriptional regulator, with protein MIEVSYNLFIQKGYEKTSIQDIINELGLSKGAIYHYFDSKDEILYAVLNKEKEKANAYLENIIAEANGYTAKDKIRYVLVKLANNEDINNTNKFLINQSNNIKAIVESIIQTVNYDSYKFYLLIEEGLNDGSINTDFPKECAELLLLLCNVWLNPILFNRTYEDTITRFKFIQFTMKQLGVDVIDSELLDKIKINLKGVGLNEVSK; from the coding sequence ATAATAGAAGTTTCATATAATCTTTTTATTCAGAAGGGATATGAAAAAACAAGTATACAAGATATTATCAATGAATTAGGCCTATCTAAGGGAGCAATCTATCATTATTTCGATTCTAAAGATGAGATATTATATGCAGTTTTGAATAAAGAAAAGGAAAAGGCTAATGCATATTTAGAAAATATAATTGCTGAAGCAAATGGGTATACTGCAAAAGATAAAATTAGATATGTTTTAGTTAAATTAGCAAATAATGAAGACATAAATAATACTAATAAATTCTTAATTAATCAATCTAATAATATTAAAGCTATTGTGGAAAGCATTATTCAAACAGTAAATTATGATTCATATAAATTTTATCTCTTAATAGAAGAAGGCTTAAATGATGGTTCAATAAATACAGATTTTCCAAAAGAATGTGCTGAACTTTTACTTCTACTGTGTAATGTATGGCTTAATCCTATTCTATTTAATAGGACTTATGAGGATACTATAACAAGATTTAAATTTATTCAATTTACAATGAAACAATTGGGTGTTGACGTTATAGATAGTGAATTGTTAGATAAAATTAAAATTAACCTTAAGGGAGTTGGATTAAATGAAGTCAGTAAATAA
- a CDS encoding DUF1963 domain-containing protein, producing the protein MEKLKLELPESLEKFRSEIEETMKPYIKIKLKEQNTMPWESKLGGDPYFKIGMEYPKASNGEYLRLLAQINFEEVPHLESFPEKGILQFYILADDVYGLDLEDQCIQDTFKVIYIPDVVKNEKNLIKDFSFLGELEEKWYMPFDNEGRMEFLSEEYMPVSWEDYRFNDIYSSLNLEEEVVDDYMENLSADGCKIGGYPAFTQSDPRYYDRNLERFDTLLLQLDCEDECDLMFGDSGVANFFINKEDLKNLDFRKVLYNWDCC; encoded by the coding sequence ATGGAAAAATTAAAATTAGAATTACCTGAAAGCCTAGAGAAGTTTAGAAGTGAAATAGAAGAAACAATGAAACCTTATATAAAAATTAAATTAAAAGAACAAAATACAATGCCTTGGGAAAGTAAATTAGGAGGAGATCCTTATTTTAAAATTGGTATGGAATATCCTAAAGCGTCTAATGGAGAGTATTTACGATTATTAGCTCAAATAAACTTTGAAGAAGTTCCACACCTAGAGTCTTTCCCAGAAAAGGGTATATTACAATTTTACATATTAGCTGATGATGTTTATGGACTTGATCTTGAGGATCAATGTATACAAGATACCTTTAAAGTTATATACATACCTGATGTAGTAAAAAATGAAAAGAATTTAATAAAGGATTTTTCATTCTTAGGAGAGTTAGAAGAAAAGTGGTACATGCCTTTCGATAATGAAGGAAGAATGGAATTTTTATCAGAAGAATATATGCCTGTATCCTGGGAAGATTATAGATTTAATGATATATATAGTAGCCTTAATTTAGAAGAAGAAGTAGTAGATGATTATATGGAAAATCTAAGTGCTGATGGATGCAAAATAGGAGGATATCCTGCTTTTACTCAATCTGATCCAAGATATTATGATAGAAATCTAGAAAGATTTGATACATTATTGCTTCAATTAGATTGTGAAGATGAATGTGATTTAATGTTTGGAGATTCTGGAGTAGCGAACTTTTTTATAAATAAAGAGGATTTAAAAAACTTGGATTTTAGAAAAGTTTTATATAATTGGGATTGCTGTTAA
- a CDS encoding acetylglutamate kinase, producing the protein MLWEQHSVWTRLAIMSIVEGSPDEDLVVARLLRNPKDFEEVLRPFYGDDVAAEFNKLLTSHLVIASELVKASKAGNTDASADAEKRWYENADQIAELLSRINPYWYFEDWKSMLHEHLALVKAQAVAILTSDYEKGISVYDEMEAQALEMADMMSDGIIKQFPERFQD; encoded by the coding sequence ATGCTTTGGGAACAACATTCTGTTTGGACAAGATTGGCTATAATGAGTATAGTAGAAGGTTCACCGGATGAGGATCTTGTTGTAGCTAGGCTTCTTAGAAATCCTAAAGATTTTGAGGAAGTATTAAGACCTTTCTATGGTGATGATGTTGCTGCTGAATTTAATAAGTTGCTTACAAGTCACCTTGTTATAGCTTCAGAACTTGTTAAAGCCTCTAAGGCAGGGAATACTGATGCATCAGCAGATGCTGAAAAAAGATGGTATGAAAATGCAGATCAAATTGCTGAGTTACTTAGCAGAATTAATCCTTATTGGTATTTTGAAGATTGGAAATCAATGTTACATGAACATTTAGCACTTGTTAAAGCTCAAGCAGTTGCTATACTTACATCAGATTATGAAAAAGGTATTTCCGTATATGATGAAATGGAAGCTCAGGCTTTAGAGATGGCAGATATGATGTCAGACGGCATTATAAAACAGTTTCCAGAAAGATTTCAAGATTAA
- a CDS encoding bifunctional helix-turn-helix transcriptional regulator/GNAT family N-acetyltransferase, with the protein MNKAEIVRKELRLIIRELGLLNYNCLNSGLTLVQAHILNYLKQNSITPFSELAIQLGIDKASLSRILNNLKAKDFIKIEKSLKDKRTKDISILPLGMEAMINGDMEANKFINEILDLGNDTTNNSISKSLKEFRILALKNNLIKDNSRIKIEKLSSNYLEDAIKLTTEVFHCEQNIPKELIPINKDLKPLWWCARVGEDIIGVVACWQENNQWHWGRFAIDKRLRGLGIGKKMAAFSLNEIFNLDVEEVFIDARDVTVTILKKLGCEVLGEPIDFYGEPVTPVVMNKKDFMNKISNKQNI; encoded by the coding sequence TTGAATAAAGCAGAAATAGTTAGAAAAGAACTAAGGCTAATTATAAGAGAACTAGGACTACTTAATTACAATTGTTTAAATTCTGGACTTACACTAGTACAAGCTCATATATTAAATTATCTTAAACAAAACAGTATTACCCCTTTTAGCGAATTGGCAATACAATTAGGAATTGATAAGGCTTCATTAAGCAGAATTCTTAATAATTTAAAAGCCAAAGATTTTATTAAAATAGAAAAGTCCCTTAAGGATAAAAGAACTAAAGACATTAGCATTCTTCCATTAGGTATGGAAGCTATGATAAATGGAGATATGGAAGCTAATAAGTTTATAAATGAAATTCTAGATTTAGGAAATGATACTACTAATAATAGCATCTCAAAATCCTTAAAAGAGTTTCGTATTCTTGCACTAAAAAATAATCTTATAAAGGATAATTCCCGAATAAAAATAGAAAAACTATCATCAAATTATTTAGAGGATGCAATAAAGTTAACTACTGAAGTATTTCATTGTGAACAAAATATCCCTAAAGAATTAATACCTATAAATAAGGATTTGAAACCACTTTGGTGGTGTGCAAGAGTAGGTGAAGATATTATCGGTGTGGTAGCCTGTTGGCAGGAAAATAATCAATGGCATTGGGGAAGATTCGCAATTGATAAAAGACTCCGTGGCTTAGGAATAGGCAAAAAAATGGCTGCATTTTCTCTAAATGAAATATTTAATCTTGATGTAGAAGAAGTTTTTATAGATGCAAGAGATGTAACTGTAACAATATTAAAAAAGCTTGGATGTGAAGTATTAGGTGAGCCAATAGATTTTTATGGTGAACCAGTTACTCCTGTTGTAATGAATAAAAAGGATTTTATGAATAAGATAAGCAATAAGCAAAATATATAA
- a CDS encoding MATE family efflux transporter, with protein sequence MSLKSTFLRYILTNIIGMIGLSCYILADTFFVSNGLGVQGLTALNLSISIYSFINATGLLIGIGGATKYSIYKAQHKHNKANIVFTNSIKIGILLGIFFLLIGLLASSKLSSLLGADENIFSMTNTYLKTLLCFSPFFILNNIFIAFIRNDGNPKLSMTGMLIGSLSNIILDYIFIFPLNWGMFGAAFATGLAPIISMCILARHYIKKKNNFHFHKSKLSIKQITYIFSLGISSFITEIASGIILIVFNLLILSISGNIGVAAYGIVANLALVAISIFTGIAQGTQPLLSENFGQGNNKKILQLFKYGIYTSLGISVVLYFIVVIFNNQLVAIFNRDHIEILSKTASNGLIIYFAGFFFAGINIITSAVLSSINEPKHAFTISILRSGCIIVPLALFLSYLFKMTGIWLSFPLSEMITLILGMLLAKKSLKNSIKKSYN encoded by the coding sequence ATGAGTTTAAAAAGTACATTTCTGCGCTATATTTTAACAAACATTATTGGAATGATTGGTCTTTCATGCTATATCTTAGCAGATACTTTTTTTGTATCTAACGGCTTAGGAGTACAAGGATTAACAGCTTTAAATTTATCAATTTCTATTTATAGTTTTATTAATGCAACAGGACTTTTAATTGGAATTGGTGGTGCTACAAAATATTCTATTTATAAGGCACAACATAAGCATAACAAAGCAAATATTGTTTTTACTAACTCCATTAAAATTGGAATTCTCCTTGGAATATTCTTTTTACTAATTGGTTTATTAGCATCTTCCAAACTTAGTAGTTTATTAGGAGCAGATGAAAATATATTTAGCATGACAAATACCTATTTAAAAACACTACTATGTTTTTCACCTTTTTTTATTCTTAATAATATTTTTATAGCTTTTATTAGAAATGATGGTAACCCTAAACTATCAATGACTGGAATGCTAATTGGAAGTTTATCAAACATTATTTTAGATTATATTTTTATTTTCCCTCTTAACTGGGGAATGTTCGGAGCAGCCTTTGCTACAGGTTTAGCACCTATTATTAGTATGTGCATTTTGGCAAGGCACTATATAAAAAAGAAAAACAACTTTCATTTTCATAAGTCAAAATTATCAATAAAACAGATAACTTATATTTTTAGTTTAGGAATATCATCCTTCATTACAGAAATTGCTTCTGGTATTATTCTCATTGTATTTAATCTACTTATATTAAGTATTTCTGGGAATATAGGTGTAGCGGCCTATGGTATTGTGGCTAATTTAGCTTTAGTTGCAATTTCTATTTTTACAGGTATCGCTCAAGGAACACAACCTTTATTGAGTGAAAACTTTGGACAAGGTAATAATAAAAAAATTCTGCAATTATTTAAATATGGAATCTATACATCACTTGGAATCTCAGTTGTTTTATATTTTATTGTTGTTATTTTTAATAATCAATTGGTAGCAATATTCAATAGAGATCATATTGAAATTCTTTCAAAAACCGCATCTAATGGGTTGATTATTTATTTTGCTGGTTTCTTCTTTGCAGGAATTAATATTATTACCTCAGCTGTATTAAGCTCTATAAATGAACCAAAACATGCTTTCACTATTTCAATTTTACGTAGTGGGTGTATTATTGTTCCTTTAGCTTTATTTTTATCTTATTTGTTTAAAATGACTGGAATATGGTTAAGCTTTCCCTTATCAGAAATGATAACATTAATTTTAGGTATGCTACTTGCTAAGAAATCCTTAAAAAATAGTATAAAAAAGTCTTATAACTAG